GATACGGGACCCGATCAATGGCAATCACTTTGGCCGCGCCAAACAAGTAGGCACTGGCAACCGCGAACAGGCCCACCGGACCGGCACCCCATACCGCCACGACGTCGCCGAGGGTGATGTCGCACATCTCGGCGCCCATGTAGCCGGTGGGCAAGATGTCCGACAAGAACAACACCTGGTCATCGGTCAGATCGTCGTCAATCTTCAGCGGGCCCACATCGGCGAACGGTACCCGCGCGTATTCGGCCTGCCCACCGGCAAACCCGCCCAACATGTGCGAATATCCGAAAAGCCCTGCGGGCGAATGACCCAACAACTTCTCGGCCATTCCGGCGTTGGGATTGGAGTTCTCACACAGCGAGTACAGGTCGCGCTCACACGCCGAGCAGGCTCCGCACGCGATCGGGAAGGGCACCACCACCCGGTCGCCGACGGCCAAGTTAGACACTGCCTTTCCGACCTCGACCACTTCACCCATGAACTCGTGCCCCAGCACGTCGCCGTGCTTGACCGTGGGGATGTAGCCGTCGTAGATGTGCAGGTCCGAACCGCAGATCGCGGTGGAGGTGACCCGCACAATGACATCGCGGTCGTTGCGGATCGCAGGATCCGGAACCGATTGCACCTCAACGCTATTGCGTCCAGCCCAGACGGTGGCCTTCATTGGCCCACTCCTTGGCTCGCCGGTTGCGCGGCCTGTTGATGCATCTGGCGCCACGCTGACGTGCCTTCCGGTGACCCGTCGGAATACAGCACCTGCCCGGTTTCCAGGATCTGCTTCAACCGGCGAAGGTCGTCGTTGACCTGCTGTTCCGGCGACTCGCCCAACAGCGTCGCAACCGCTTTGCCGAGCACACCGCCCGGTATGTGGTAACCGATCGTGACTCGGACCTCGGTGCCGTCGCCCGTGGCCGCCGGTGTGAATTCGACGCTGCCCCCGTGCCTTACCCCGGAATCACCCACGGATTGCCACGCAATCCGCTTGTCGGGCACATCCTCGACGATCTGCGCATCCCACTGCACGGGCTGGCCTACCGGTGCGCTGACGGCCCAACGCGACCGCATGTCGTCGCCGGCAGTGACCGATCGCAGGTGGTGCATGAAGCTGGGCAGGTGCTCCAGGTCACGCCAGAACCAATACACGTCCTCCGGCGAACGCCGCACCGTCACCGCGGCCCGTAGCGACCGGTGCTTGGTGCCCTTGCCATGCCGGTGGCCGCCATCTCGGGCGGCGCGCATCGCGGCGGAGAGGTCGGCCCCGGCGATTCCGGTCAGGGCAACGGCGGCAACGGCGCTGCGCGCCCGTGCTCCCCGGCCACGGCTGAGTACACCCGCCCCGAACAGCGCGATGTCCAGCACATCGCCGGCCACCCTGGTCCACACCAGTTTCGGCGAGCCGAGCAATAGCGCGGCGCCGTGGCCGCATTCGCGCATTCCCAACGCGCGGATGACCGAGCGCGACCGGTCCGTGTCGGCCACGCCCGCGAGCACGGCTACCTTCCCGGGGGCCAGCAGTTCGGCGAGGCCGAGACCCAGGCCGGCCCCACCAAGGCCGCGGGCCAGGGTGGCCGCCGCGCTCGCCGAAGCGTCTTTCATCATCAACTCCTTGCCATGTGGTGCCTTGGGTGCCTTGATGGTGTTACGCAGCGGCCGCCCGCAGCTTGTGAAGCAACGGTTCGGCGGCCTCCTTGAGGAACTCGTCCTGGTGTTGTCCGCCGATCTGCACGATGGCGATATCGGTGAAACCGGCTTCCCAATACGGCCGCACAGATTCGACGATGGCGTCCAGATCCGGCCCACACGGGATGCTCTCGGCGACGTCGTCCGCGCGCACGAACTGCGTCGCCGCGGCGAAACCCGCCGGAGTCGGCAGATCCGCATTGACCGCCCAGCCACCGCCGAACCAGCGGAACTGGTCATGGGCGCGTTCGACGGCGGCGTCGCGGTCAGGATCCCAGCACACTGGTATCTGCCCGACCACCCGTCCGGCGCCGGTCCCGTTGGCAACCTGGCGCGCCGCGTGCCACGAGTCGACCAGGTCGGTGTCGGGCTCCACGGCGATCAAGTGGTCAGCAAGTTTGGCGAACTTGTCGACGGCCTTGGTTCCGCCGATCGCCACCCCGATGCCGACCGGCACGTCCGGTAGGTCCCACAAACGCGCCGAATCCACCTGGAAATAATCGCCACGCCAGTTCACCAGCCTGCCGCCGAACAGTTCGCGGATGATCTTCACCGCCTCGCGCAGCATGTCCTGACGACGCTCGACCGCCGGCCAGCCCCGCCCGACGATGTGCTCGTTGAGATTTTCGCCGCTGCCCAGCCCGAGCGTGAACCGCCCGTCTGACAGGATCTGCACGGTCGCGGCCTGCTGCGCGACGATCGCGGGGTGATACCGCATCGTCGGACAGGTCACGTAGGAGTACAGCTCAACCCGTTCGGTGGCATGAGCCACCGCACCCAGCACCGCCCAGGCGTTGGGCGCGTGTCCTTGCGACGTCAGCCAGGGCGAGAAGTGGTCGCTGCAGACCAAAAAGCCGAAGCCCCGCTGCTCGGCCGAAACGGCGTACTGCACAAGGTCTTTCGGCCCGCTCTGCTCGGTCATCAACGTATAGCCGAAATTCGTCATACGCGCTGGGGTACCCGGCTATACGCCCACGTAACGCCACGGCGAGAAATCGCCCCGAACTCGGCCCCAGCGTTCCGCTCGCGGTGGCTTGCCGCGGCGTCAAAACGGGTAGACCGAGCGCAGGAGCGGGCAACGACCCGCCTCAACCGCAATAGGAGCGGACAATGATCGCAACAATCATCGGGGCCATCGTGGTCGGTCTCATCGTGGGCGCGCTTGCCCGCCTCGTCATGCCGGGCAAGCAGAACATCGGCGTCATCCTGACCGTCATATTGGGGGCCGTCGGGTCTTTTTTGGGCACCTGGATTTCCTACAAGCTCGGATACTCGAACCAGAACGGTGGCTTCGAGTTCATCCCATTCCTGGTCGGCATCGTCATCGCGATGTTGCTTATCGCCGGGTACCTGGGGATCGCCGGCCGGCGCAGCACGTCCGCTCGTTTCGGTTCTCGCCCTGGCCCGTAGCAGCTCAGCGCGGCCTTGGTGCGGTCGCTTTCGCTCTCGGTGACGTACCGAAGTATCTCCGCTTCGTCCCCTAATCACGGCGCCATCCGGCACCGATTGGGCTCGGCGAGGAACGACTTCGCTCAAGCCCAACGTTGGCCCCGTAGCTGCCGTGCAAAGTCAGACGAGTACCCCGCGCGGGTCCTCTGATCGGGGGACACGCTGTAGCACGTTTGGGGGATGGAGATCTCATGGCTCACGCACTTATGATCACGCAGATCTTCCAGCACGCCTTGTCGTATTGCGCTGGGACGTAGCCATTTAACGGCGCAGCGCGGAGGCAGCCGGCTTGGAATGGAGTTACGGTGCCAATGCGGGAGGCTCCCATGCGTGTGGTCATGCCCAGTGCGCGTTCTCGTGGGAGGCTGCGCGCCGGCCACGAGCCACGCAGCGAACCCGACTAAGAATGCTGCGGACATCAGCGCAACCCCGATTTCAGTGGGTGCAGCCCTCTGCTGCGCCGATTACCGAAGGGAAGCTTTCTTCGAGCATGTTCGAATATTCCAACGACCGGGCGCCTCAACCGCACAACACCGCCAGCGCCACGGGATCCGATTCGGCACCAGGCCACATCCGTCTCACCAAGTCGCGGCGCCGCATGCGCGCCGCCAGCCTGGCTTTGGGAGCATTGGCAATAACCGGCGGTATTACCGGCGTCGTTGACGCCAGCACCGCGACCACCAGCGGTCCCAGCATCAGCGTCGGCAGACTCGCCATCAGCCTGACCGCCAACCATGGGTTCAAACTCGACACGTGCACGGGCACCGCGGGAAACACCGATAATCCGATCACCCAGGGCGACAACGCCAACTCTGCGAATAGCAGCAATACCGACAGTTCAAATGGCAACGGTGGAAATACCGGCGACACCGCCAGTGATCCCACCGACATTCCAGCCTCCGATCCTATCAGCGCCGCCGGCGGTGATGTGACAAATAATGTGGGCGTTGAGATTCAAGGGATACCGGAAAACATCATTTCCACTGGCCCCACCACAGACAACGTAGATACGGCTCCGGCCGATATTGGCTTCGGGATGGGCGACAACAACAATAACAACAATAACAATGCCCAGCCACCGGTTGGAATCATGTGGCCAGACGGGTTTCCGCGATGGGCCAATTTGCCTCCGTATGATCCCAATGATCCTGATGACAACTAAGCGGGTCGTCCTGAATCAAAACGGACCGAAGCTAACGTCATCTCCTATTTCGGGATTCCTATCGGTGCTACCGACGAGGGCCGTCCAGCAAGCATCGCAACCTGAACATTGAACTCGTCCGGACGGGATACTGGGTAACGAGGCTGCTCGATACGCTAGGCATCAAATTAGTCAAACGGATGAAGGACAACCTGTATCGCATTCCGAATACGGCCGCAAAACTGGCGCTAGCAAATACCGCAGCTGTAGAGCACATTACCGCGGTAATGGGCGAGCAGGCGTTGACTACTCCTCGGCTGCAAGAACAACTGAGCGACCCGGAGGTGCGACAATGCTGAACTGGCATGCAATTGAAGAGATGGGGCACAAGGCCGTTGCATTCGACGTTTATCGATACATAGGCGGCACTGAGCGAATGCGAATTCGCTCAATGGCTGGCATGCTCGCCCTCTTATGGGCGCCCATCATACTTCTCCTCGTCTCAATCGCTAACTTCTCGACCACCTCAAGTAGCGTCGTGCCGAGCGCGCGCCCGGGCACCTGCGCGAGCGCGGCGGCCAACCAGGTGCCGGCGAAGTGGCTAGAGCGTGGACTTCGCTCGCGTAGCCGCACGGCTGGTGTCGCGATGGATGTGCGCCCGGGCCCCGTAATGCTCCACGTCGTAACGTGCCCACCTCTCCGCTGGGGCAATAATGGCCCCGCACTTCCCAATTCGCATCATGACTAGTTCGTCGAGCTCTGTCGTCGACAGATGCCGTCAGCACAGAGAATGCCAGCGCGGGGGTGATGCCACTTCGGAGCGAGCGCACAGCCGCATGGTCGTGGATCTCGACTCTAGGCCGTCCCGCGCACCACAATCGTGTGCTCTGCACGGGGCACCAGCTCGCCGATCACCGCTGCACCGGGGATCTCGCCGGCGATCAGGAGTCCGCCGGAGGTCTGTGCGTCGGCCAGCAGGAGCGCCTCCTGCTCGCTGACCGCCGCCAGGTCGACGTGCGGGGCCACCCACTCGAGATTGCGCCGGGTGCCGCCGCTGACGTAGCCGGCGGCCAGGGCTTCGCGCGCGCCATCCAGATACGGAACCGCGGCCGAGTCGATCACCGCCGTCACACCGCTGGCCCTGGCCAGCTTGTGCACGTGTCCCAGCAACCCGAAACCGGTTATGTCGGTTGCACATTCGATTCCGGCCGCCAGCGCGGCCGCCGCAGCTTCGGCGTTGAGCGTGGTCATCACCTCCACGGCGTCCGCGAACCGCTCGCCGGTGGCCTTGTGCCGGCTGTTCAACACCCCGATGCCCAGCGGCTTGGTCAGCGACAGCGGGGTGCCCGGCTTACCGGAATCGTTGCGCAGCAACCTGTTCGGGTCGGCAATTCCGGTGACCGCGAGCCCGTATTTGGGCTCGGGATCGTCGACGCTGTGCCCACCGGCCAGATGACAGCCCGCAAGCGAGCACACGTCCAGCCCGCCGCGCAGCGTCTCGGCGGCCAGCTCGAACGGCAACACATCTCGCGGCCACCCCAGCAGATTGACCGCGACCACCGGCCGCCCGCCCATCGCGTACACATCGGACAGCGCATTGGCGGCCGCGATTCGGCCCCAGTCGTAGGGATCGTCGACCACCGGGGTGAAAAAGTCCGTTGTCGCGATCAGTGCCGTGCCGCCCTCGATCAGCACCGCGGCCGCGTCGTCACCGCTGTCCAGCCCGACCAGCAGCTCGCCGGCAGGATGAGCCGGGACGCCGGCGCGCAATCCGCGCACCACATCCTCCAGCTCGCCGGGCGGGATCTTGCACGCGCAGCCGCCGCCGTGCGCGTACTGAGTCAGTCGGTAGGCCATGGCGTCCATAATTGTCGCCATGGCCCAGGGAGGCGTCTCCGGTCTGGTGACCGGCGCGGTCTTCAAAACCGTCGAGCGACAGTTGCTGCCGCTGGCGGGTTCGATTCCCGTCCGCCTCCGCCACCTCCCTGGGCCCGGACATGAGTGACGCGCGCCGACGGGTTCCGCGCACCGACGCGCTCCTCGCCGATCCCCGCCTCGCCGAGGCGCAACAGCTGCTGGGCCGCACCCTGGTGAAATCGGTGATCGCGCGGGCCCAGCAGCGGGCCCGCGCCGGCGAGATCGAGCCGGAGCGGGTGGCCGAGCACGCCGTCGCCGCACTCCCGCCCACCGCGGCAAGCCTGCGGCCCGTTATCAACGCCACCGGCGTCGTCGTGCACACCAACCTG
The nucleotide sequence above comes from Mycobacterium pseudokansasii. Encoded proteins:
- a CDS encoding LLM class F420-dependent oxidoreductase, which gives rise to MTNFGYTLMTEQSGPKDLVQYAVSAEQRGFGFLVCSDHFSPWLTSQGHAPNAWAVLGAVAHATERVELYSYVTCPTMRYHPAIVAQQAATVQILSDGRFTLGLGSGENLNEHIVGRGWPAVERRQDMLREAVKIIRELFGGRLVNWRGDYFQVDSARLWDLPDVPVGIGVAIGGTKAVDKFAKLADHLIAVEPDTDLVDSWHAARQVANGTGAGRVVGQIPVCWDPDRDAAVERAHDQFRWFGGGWAVNADLPTPAGFAAATQFVRADDVAESIPCGPDLDAIVESVRPYWEAGFTDIAIVQIGGQHQDEFLKEAAEPLLHKLRAAAA
- a CDS encoding SRPBCC family protein — its product is MKDASASAAATLARGLGGAGLGLGLAELLAPGKVAVLAGVADTDRSRSVIRALGMRECGHGAALLLGSPKLVWTRVAGDVLDIALFGAGVLSRGRGARARSAVAAVALTGIAGADLSAAMRAARDGGHRHGKGTKHRSLRAAVTVRRSPEDVYWFWRDLEHLPSFMHHLRSVTAGDDMRSRWAVSAPVGQPVQWDAQIVEDVPDKRIAWQSVGDSGVRHGGSVEFTPAATGDGTEVRVTIGYHIPGGVLGKAVATLLGESPEQQVNDDLRRLKQILETGQVLYSDGSPEGTSAWRQMHQQAAQPASQGVGQ
- a CDS encoding zinc-dependent alcohol dehydrogenase, with the translated sequence MKATVWAGRNSVEVQSVPDPAIRNDRDVIVRVTSTAICGSDLHIYDGYIPTVKHGDVLGHEFMGEVVEVGKAVSNLAVGDRVVVPFPIACGACSACERDLYSLCENSNPNAGMAEKLLGHSPAGLFGYSHMLGGFAGGQAEYARVPFADVGPLKIDDDLTDDQVLFLSDILPTGYMGAEMCDITLGDVVAVWGAGPVGLFAVASAYLFGAAKVIAIDRVPYRLELAGRMGATPLNFAETSVLEELRDITAGRGPDHCIDAVGMEARNGSRVVDAYDRVKQAARLETERPHALREAVMSCRNGGTVSVIGVYGGVMDKFPMGAVMNRSLTIKTGQCHVQRYMRPLLDRVCGGEIDPTMIISHHLRLDQAPHGYEIFKHKQDGCTKVVLNP
- a CDS encoding GlsB/YeaQ/YmgE family stress response membrane protein codes for the protein MIATIIGAIVVGLIVGALARLVMPGKQNIGVILTVILGAVGSFLGTWISYKLGYSNQNGGFEFIPFLVGIVIAMLLIAGYLGIAGRRSTSARFGSRPGP
- the selD gene encoding selenide, water dikinase SelD produces the protein MAYRLTQYAHGGGCACKIPPGELEDVVRGLRAGVPAHPAGELLVGLDSGDDAAAVLIEGGTALIATTDFFTPVVDDPYDWGRIAAANALSDVYAMGGRPVVAVNLLGWPRDVLPFELAAETLRGGLDVCSLAGCHLAGGHSVDDPEPKYGLAVTGIADPNRLLRNDSGKPGTPLSLTKPLGIGVLNSRHKATGERFADAVEVMTTLNAEAAAAALAAGIECATDITGFGLLGHVHKLARASGVTAVIDSAAVPYLDGAREALAAGYVSGGTRRNLEWVAPHVDLAAVSEQEALLLADAQTSGGLLIAGEIPGAAVIGELVPRAEHTIVVRGTA